A genomic window from Halorubrum lacusprofundi ATCC 49239 includes:
- a CDS encoding NAD(P)/FAD-dependent oxidoreductase, whose amino-acid sequence MSDSYVIIGDGIAGASAAETLREEAPDAEITVLTDEGESLYNRILIKEYAKGKLPEAPISIHQESWYDDHDVDLRLNTVVVDIDIENDAIHTHEGDTFEYDTLLLAVGGTPQQLPVGNADADGIHHFWTFQDARKIKQSVEDADRAVIVGAGLLGIDFAAICGAQDVEAKYLMRGDSWWRYALSEEGAEIMHDAMRERGVEPVFGSGVDHFEVDEDGHVEAAVDPNGDRYECDFAGVAIGLNFNTELVEDTSLETENGIVVDEFMRTNVDNVFAAGDITTFNDLVLGEQAKNGSWGSAKQQGTIAARNMLEYGSEEFEWVSSYSITHFDFPFLSFGHPTLGDDSIEATTAEGEWRRVALKDGKVVGGVLIGDLSPQSAFKQLMREGRDVSDQRDLLMEPGFSVDDLAAATEQQ is encoded by the coding sequence ATGAGCGATTCGTACGTGATCATCGGTGATGGTATCGCGGGTGCGTCCGCGGCCGAGACGCTCCGCGAGGAAGCGCCCGACGCCGAGATCACGGTTCTCACGGACGAGGGTGAGTCCCTCTACAACCGGATCCTGATCAAAGAGTACGCGAAGGGGAAGCTCCCCGAGGCCCCGATCTCGATCCATCAGGAATCGTGGTACGACGATCACGATGTCGACCTCCGGCTCAACACGGTCGTCGTCGACATCGACATCGAGAACGACGCGATCCACACCCACGAGGGAGACACGTTCGAGTACGACACCCTCCTGCTCGCGGTCGGCGGCACCCCCCAGCAGCTCCCGGTCGGCAACGCCGACGCCGACGGAATCCACCACTTCTGGACGTTCCAGGACGCCCGCAAGATCAAACAGAGCGTCGAGGACGCGGACCGAGCGGTCATCGTCGGCGCGGGACTCTTAGGCATCGACTTTGCGGCCATCTGCGGCGCGCAGGACGTCGAGGCGAAGTACCTGATGCGCGGCGACTCCTGGTGGCGCTACGCGCTCTCCGAGGAAGGCGCGGAGATCATGCACGACGCGATGCGCGAACGCGGCGTCGAGCCCGTCTTCGGCTCCGGCGTCGACCACTTCGAGGTCGACGAAGACGGTCACGTCGAGGCCGCGGTCGACCCGAACGGCGATCGCTACGAGTGCGACTTCGCCGGCGTCGCCATCGGCCTGAACTTCAACACCGAACTGGTCGAGGACACGTCGCTGGAGACGGAGAACGGCATCGTCGTCGACGAGTTCATGCGCACCAACGTCGACAACGTGTTCGCGGCCGGCGACATCACCACGTTCAACGACCTGGTCCTCGGCGAGCAGGCGAAGAACGGCTCGTGGGGGTCGGCCAAGCAACAGGGAACGATCGCCGCTCGCAACATGCTCGAGTACGGCAGCGAGGAGTTCGAGTGGGTCTCCTCGTACTCGATCACTCACTTCGACTTCCCGTTCCTCTCCTTCGGCCATCCGACGCTCGGCGACGACTCTATCGAGGCGACCACCGCCGAGGGCGAGTGGCGCCGCGTGGCTCTCAAAGACGGGAAAGTCGTCGGCGGCGTGCTCATCGGCGACCTCTCGCCGCAGTCGGCGTTCAAACAGCTCATGCGCGAGGGCCGCGACGTGAGCGACCAGCGGGACCTCCTGATGGAGCCCGGCTTCTCCGTCGACGACCTCGCGGCCGCGACCGAACAGCAGTAG
- a CDS encoding DUF1684 domain-containing protein: MTETTPDDDWAAQIEAQRRAKHEHFRDSARSPLPASMRGDAFPGLAYFDPDPAYRFVVPLHEHDEKETVTVETTADGEQTYRRWGEFRLEIDGETVTLQAYRPTDGADRFWVPFRDETSGETTYGAGRYLDLEPDRDRVDGEWVVDCNVAYNPTCAYNHAYECPLIPMENWLDVAIEAGEKKFPAEPAGADH; encoded by the coding sequence ATGACCGAGACGACCCCCGATGACGACTGGGCCGCACAGATCGAGGCACAGCGGCGGGCGAAACACGAGCACTTTCGCGACTCCGCGCGGTCCCCGCTCCCGGCGTCGATGCGAGGCGACGCCTTCCCCGGACTGGCGTACTTCGACCCGGACCCGGCGTACCGGTTCGTCGTCCCGCTTCACGAACACGACGAGAAGGAGACCGTGACCGTTGAGACGACCGCCGACGGCGAGCAGACGTACCGTCGCTGGGGGGAGTTTCGGCTCGAAATCGACGGCGAGACCGTAACGCTGCAGGCGTATCGCCCCACCGACGGCGCCGACCGCTTCTGGGTGCCCTTCCGCGACGAGACGAGCGGCGAGACGACGTACGGCGCGGGGCGGTACCTCGATTTGGAGCCCGACCGTGACCGCGTCGACGGCGAGTGGGTGGTAGACTGTAACGTCGCGTACAACCCGACGTGCGCGTACAACCACGCGTACGAGTGCCCGCTCATCCCGATGGAAAACTGGCTGGATGTGGCGATCGAAGCGGGCGAGAAGAAGTTCCCCGCCGAGCCCGCGGGTGCCGACCATTGA
- a CDS encoding DUF6149 family protein, producing the protein MKIRQNIRHWAAKKALTTPVVGDVANDKLVDLHTSIFLNKADEDRREERRAHLDSFFDATMDTYVAALEAGFPEAEAREITHVQANFDFFNHGWTEMMEIPGDELEPHYRRYESFFGDHGITIDDPLGEFRPAEGIVEATETPEKLETPEYENALAGFADDVYVETDDGETVVGGETEEPEEVDPSAAPGLDEDEASA; encoded by the coding sequence ATGAAGATCCGGCAGAACATCCGTCACTGGGCGGCCAAAAAGGCGTTGACGACGCCGGTCGTCGGCGACGTGGCGAACGACAAGCTCGTCGACCTCCACACGAGCATCTTCCTCAACAAGGCCGACGAGGACCGGCGCGAGGAGCGACGCGCCCACCTCGACAGCTTCTTCGACGCGACGATGGATACCTACGTCGCTGCCCTAGAGGCCGGTTTCCCGGAGGCGGAGGCCCGCGAGATCACCCACGTGCAGGCCAACTTCGACTTCTTCAACCACGGGTGGACGGAGATGATGGAGATCCCGGGCGACGAGCTGGAGCCGCACTACCGCCGGTACGAGTCCTTCTTCGGCGACCACGGGATCACGATCGACGACCCGCTCGGCGAGTTCCGGCCCGCGGAGGGCATCGTCGAGGCCACCGAGACCCCCGAGAAACTTGAGACGCCGGAGTACGAGAACGCGCTGGCCGGCTTCGCCGACGACGTGTACGTCGAGACCGACGACGGGGAGACAGTCGTCGGCGGCGAGACTGAGGAGCCAGAAGAGGTCGACCCGTCCGCTGCGCCCGGACTCGACGAGGACGAGGCGAGCGCCTAA
- a CDS encoding AI-2E family transporter, with product MNRGQSFLLLLIGSVALLTLFVIRPFIEYVIASAILAYVLFPFHVRLSRGLQEGLSNRFRESLARQLGYMLSALFLIVSSIVAVILPLAYISWVFVRDLTEIARGNSDIDVEAIETELAALTGEQIEVGEVLTTVGQVLANTLFGGLGGIVTTALRASVGLSLALFLVYYTLLDGPAFVRWLRQTSPLPADVTSDLVDRVDAMTRGVVIGHIVVALLQALVAGLGLWAAGIPNVVFWTFVMAVLALVPLVGAFFVWGPAAAYLVAIDQVTAGVFLAIYGVLVIAMVDNYARPIVIDQQAHLNPAVILLGVFGGIYSIGFTGLFVGPIVIGVLAATLETFREDYDLI from the coding sequence ATGAACCGCGGGCAATCGTTTCTCCTTCTCCTCATCGGATCGGTCGCGCTCCTCACGCTTTTCGTCATCAGACCGTTTATCGAGTACGTCATCGCCTCCGCGATCCTCGCGTACGTTCTCTTCCCGTTCCACGTGCGGCTCTCGCGGGGGCTTCAAGAGGGACTCTCCAACCGATTCCGCGAGTCGCTTGCGCGTCAGTTGGGGTACATGCTGTCCGCGCTCTTCTTGATCGTCTCGTCGATCGTCGCCGTCATCCTGCCGCTCGCGTACATCTCTTGGGTGTTCGTCCGCGACCTCACGGAGATCGCCCGGGGGAACTCCGATATCGACGTCGAGGCCATCGAGACGGAGCTTGCGGCGCTCACAGGCGAACAGATTGAAGTCGGCGAGGTTCTCACAACCGTCGGACAGGTGCTCGCCAACACGCTGTTCGGCGGACTGGGCGGGATCGTCACCACCGCGCTCCGCGCGTCGGTCGGACTCTCGCTGGCGCTATTTCTGGTTTACTACACCCTGCTCGACGGGCCGGCGTTCGTTCGGTGGCTCCGTCAGACGAGCCCGCTTCCGGCGGATGTCACGTCCGACCTCGTCGATCGGGTCGACGCGATGACCCGCGGGGTCGTGATCGGTCACATCGTCGTGGCGCTGTTGCAGGCGCTGGTCGCGGGACTCGGCCTCTGGGCGGCGGGGATCCCGAACGTCGTCTTCTGGACGTTCGTGATGGCGGTGTTGGCGCTGGTGCCGCTAGTCGGAGCGTTCTTCGTCTGGGGGCCCGCAGCGGCGTACCTCGTCGCGATCGACCAGGTGACGGCCGGAGTGTTCCTCGCGATATACGGGGTCCTCGTCATCGCGATGGTGGACAACTACGCGCGCCCGATCGTTATCGACCAGCAGGCGCACCTGAATCCGGCGGTGATCCTCCTCGGGGTGTTCGGCGGGATCTACTCCATCGGATTCACCGGACTGTTCGTCGGTCCCATCGTCATCGGGGTACTCGCGGCCACGCTGGAGACGTTCCGGGAGGATTACGACCTTATCTAA
- a CDS encoding TspO/MBR family protein, whose amino-acid sequence MSTSVGARLPDWRDALLVVAAAVAVNLIGAVGVPFTATESAWFAGLDLPAYYPPSWAFGVVWPILYALIGAAAALVYLGGREGREGRADGSTRIARDARIALGLFGAQLAVNVAWSPVFWGLERADLGLVVLGLLLPLVVATIVAFDRVDRRAALLLVPYLAWVCFATALNYGIWALN is encoded by the coding sequence ATGTCCACCTCCGTCGGCGCGCGTCTCCCGGACTGGCGCGACGCCCTGCTCGTCGTCGCCGCCGCGGTCGCGGTCAACCTGATCGGCGCGGTCGGCGTCCCCTTCACCGCCACCGAGAGCGCGTGGTTCGCCGGCCTCGACCTGCCCGCCTACTACCCGCCGAGTTGGGCGTTCGGCGTCGTCTGGCCGATTCTGTACGCGCTGATCGGCGCCGCAGCCGCACTCGTCTACCTCGGCGGCCGCGAGGGGCGCGAGGGACGCGCTGACGGGTCAACACGGATCGCCCGCGACGCCCGAATCGCGCTCGGGCTGTTCGGCGCCCAGCTCGCCGTCAACGTCGCGTGGTCGCCCGTCTTCTGGGGGCTCGAACGCGCGGACCTCGGGCTCGTCGTCCTCGGACTCCTGCTCCCGCTCGTCGTCGCGACGATCGTCGCGTTCGACCGGGTCGACCGCCGGGCGGCCCTCCTGCTCGTCCCGTACCTCGCGTGGGTCTGCTTCGCGACCGCGCTCAACTACGGGATCTGGGCGCTAAACTAG
- a CDS encoding GNAT family N-acetyltransferase has translation MEYALVGGPDSGTTLRLDYRAFAYAGKFVVGAPGKAVLRTSDGSPAVPEWEPDEPLPPTVEASEFDDDVVAAISFSSDRTDPDCCRLRYVTVHVARRAEGLGPRLIDRTVARLAADGYDRVKIAVNNSFAYAALYKCGFAYTGENTGIAELVLERSAGEPAAGDDASGGRYRAGLRAFRDGDRDLDPAEREFIAARLGERGESGESGERKE, from the coding sequence ATGGAGTACGCGCTCGTCGGCGGCCCGGACTCGGGGACGACGCTGCGGCTCGACTACCGGGCGTTCGCCTACGCCGGGAAGTTCGTCGTCGGCGCGCCGGGCAAGGCGGTGTTGCGGACCTCGGACGGCTCGCCGGCGGTCCCGGAGTGGGAACCGGACGAGCCTCTGCCCCCGACCGTCGAGGCGAGCGAGTTCGACGACGACGTTGTCGCGGCGATCTCCTTCTCGTCGGACCGAACCGACCCCGACTGCTGTCGCCTCCGATACGTCACCGTCCACGTCGCGCGCCGCGCTGAGGGGCTCGGCCCGCGACTCATCGATCGCACGGTCGCTCGACTCGCGGCCGACGGGTACGACCGGGTGAAGATCGCGGTCAACAATTCGTTCGCCTACGCGGCGCTTTATAAATGCGGCTTCGCGTACACGGGCGAGAACACCGGGATCGCCGAGCTGGTACTGGAGCGGTCGGCGGGCGAGCCGGCCGCAGGGGACGACGCGAGCGGAGGCCGGTACCGGGCGGGACTGCGCGCCTTCCGCGACGGCGACCGTGACCTCGATCCGGCGGAACGGGAGTTCATCGCAGCGCGACTGGGGGAGCGCGGAGAGAGCGGAGAGAGCGGAGAGCGCAAGGAGTAG
- a CDS encoding class I SAM-dependent methyltransferase: MYGLGDVRFFDRIAPLYDRVMPPADGETLAAGLDHATRPIDRLLDIGGGSGRAAAALTGPDITVVDASLGMLARAREHRGLSGVAGDAGRLPFRDGSVDAAMVVDAFHHLPDQAAAIGEAARVIAPGGALVIREFDPTNPLGRVLVASEHAIGMESRFRSPDDLAAALADAGFDPRVVDRGFGYTVVGVRE, from the coding sequence ATGTACGGCCTCGGCGACGTTCGCTTCTTCGACCGGATCGCCCCGCTGTACGACCGCGTCATGCCGCCGGCCGACGGCGAGACGCTGGCCGCGGGACTCGACCACGCGACGCGACCGATCGACCGACTGCTCGACATCGGCGGCGGCTCCGGGCGCGCGGCGGCCGCGCTGACCGGTCCCGATATCACCGTCGTCGACGCCTCGCTCGGGATGCTGGCGCGCGCTCGGGAGCACCGCGGGCTCTCGGGCGTCGCCGGCGACGCGGGGCGGCTTCCGTTCCGCGACGGATCGGTCGACGCCGCAATGGTCGTCGACGCGTTTCACCACCTGCCCGATCAGGCGGCCGCGATCGGGGAAGCTGCGCGTGTGATCGCCCCTGGCGGCGCGCTCGTGATCCGGGAGTTCGACCCGACGAACCCGCTCGGCAGAGTCCTCGTCGCGAGCGAGCACGCGATCGGGATGGAGTCGCGGTTCCGTTCCCCAGACGATCTCGCCGCCGCGCTCGCCGACGCCGGGTTCGATCCGCGGGTCGTCGACCGCGGCTTCGGCTACACGGTCGTGGGCGTGCGGGAGTGA
- a CDS encoding sulfurtransferase, whose amino-acid sequence MDDRPTRTSRRSVLASAGAALAATAGCLGSTDSDDEQPSAYTTPAAAEFDGVVDSQWLESNLDDVHLLDARDEEAFSEGRIPGAYHFPDSEMLDSYAEETSDGFEVSPEAIAWTLSEAGIEPDDDVVVYGAESNLWETYAIYTLNALGHEGQVSLLDGGFTVWDAAGGETVSEAPEAQEATYEPELDTGVVATREFVADNVDEDGAAIPILDMRSPEEYWGVDERGDLSRFGHVTGATNLNFVQSIDDEAGRLRSPEELETLWIDDAGISPDETAVAYCQTAIRASVGWFVLDQLGWEDVRNYEGSWADWGTLSEDNGYYYTSGEDTGTVVDTFA is encoded by the coding sequence ATGGACGACAGACCCACGCGGACCTCCAGACGATCGGTATTGGCCTCGGCAGGCGCGGCGCTCGCGGCGACGGCCGGCTGTCTCGGCTCGACCGACAGCGACGACGAACAGCCGTCGGCGTACACGACGCCCGCGGCCGCCGAGTTCGACGGCGTCGTCGACAGCCAGTGGCTCGAATCGAACCTCGACGACGTGCACCTGCTCGACGCCCGCGACGAGGAGGCGTTCAGCGAGGGGCGGATCCCCGGCGCGTACCACTTCCCGGATTCCGAGATGCTGGACAGCTACGCCGAGGAGACCTCCGACGGGTTCGAGGTCTCCCCCGAGGCGATCGCGTGGACGCTCTCGGAAGCGGGGATCGAGCCCGACGACGACGTGGTGGTGTACGGCGCGGAGTCGAACCTCTGGGAGACGTACGCCATCTACACGCTCAACGCGCTCGGCCACGAGGGGCAGGTCAGCCTGCTCGACGGCGGGTTCACCGTCTGGGACGCAGCCGGCGGCGAGACCGTCTCTGAGGCCCCCGAGGCGCAGGAAGCCACCTACGAGCCCGAACTGGACACCGGCGTGGTGGCGACGCGGGAGTTCGTCGCCGACAACGTCGACGAGGACGGCGCCGCGATCCCGATCCTCGACATGCGCTCGCCCGAGGAGTACTGGGGCGTCGACGAGCGCGGCGACCTCAGCCGGTTCGGCCACGTCACCGGCGCGACCAACCTCAACTTCGTCCAGAGCATCGACGACGAGGCCGGTCGGCTCCGCTCTCCCGAGGAGTTGGAGACGCTGTGGATCGACGACGCCGGTATCTCGCCCGACGAGACGGCGGTCGCCTACTGTCAGACCGCGATCCGGGCGTCGGTCGGCTGGTTCGTCCTCGATCAGCTCGGCTGGGAGGACGTGCGCAACTACGAGGGGAGCTGGGCCGACTGGGGAACGCTCTCGGAGGATAACGGCTACTACTACACCAGCGGCGAGGACACCGGGACAGTCGTCGACACGTTCGCGTAA